One genomic segment of Sphingorhabdus sp. M41 includes these proteins:
- the recJ gene encoding single-stranded-DNA-specific exonuclease RecJ has translation MNAVLNVEKSLSGQTWRWRSTSADARDPGFQPDDLVTQLLLARGASRETLAVNRDPTIRGFMPDPSVFQDMDKAADRLALAIKNQEKVTIFGDYDVDGATSAALLIRLLRDLGLEAGYYIPDRLMEGYGPSGEALVKLGEQGSNLVVTVDCGAMAFEALDMAHRAGVEVIVVDHHKCAVELPKALALVNPNRLDESDAGAVHGHLAAVGMAFLLGAALVRTLRQQGFFKDRAEPKLLELLDIVALGTVADVAQLRGLNRAFVAQGIKVLAGRQNIGLSALIDASRLKRAPICSDLGFALGPRINAGGRVGKSDLGVRLLITQDPEEARSIAAELDHLNQERRAIEAHVLEQADAMCSSQQNQAVAVLSAKGWHPGVIGIVAGRIKEKLNRPAIIIAVDDDGLGKGSGRSISGIDLGAAIIAAKDSGLLVAGGGHAMAAGITIEADKVDAFSEFLNDRLADSVGKAQDGKALLLDAVLSPKGVNPTMVEAMDGAGPYGMGWPAPRIATGPVRIIKCDIVGTDHVRMIVGGDDGASIKTIAFRAAESDLGQTLLNAPRGRKLWIAGRAKIDDWGSRPSAEIHLEDAAWAD, from the coding sequence ATGAATGCAGTATTGAATGTAGAAAAATCCCTGTCCGGCCAAACCTGGCGCTGGCGCAGCACCAGTGCTGATGCCCGCGATCCGGGATTCCAGCCGGATGATCTGGTAACCCAGTTGTTGCTCGCTCGCGGCGCCAGCCGGGAAACGCTCGCGGTCAACCGCGACCCGACGATCCGGGGCTTCATGCCCGACCCTTCGGTTTTTCAGGACATGGACAAGGCGGCGGACCGCCTGGCCCTGGCGATCAAGAACCAGGAAAAGGTCACGATATTTGGCGATTATGATGTCGATGGTGCGACCAGCGCCGCCTTGCTCATACGCCTGCTGAGAGACCTCGGGCTGGAAGCGGGTTACTATATCCCGGACCGGTTGATGGAGGGCTATGGCCCTTCCGGCGAGGCTTTGGTCAAGCTTGGCGAGCAGGGCAGCAACCTGGTCGTTACCGTTGATTGCGGCGCGATGGCCTTTGAAGCGCTCGACATGGCGCACCGGGCCGGTGTCGAGGTGATCGTCGTTGACCATCACAAATGCGCGGTGGAACTGCCCAAGGCGCTGGCCCTGGTCAATCCAAACCGGCTGGACGAAAGCGATGCCGGCGCGGTACATGGCCATCTCGCGGCGGTCGGCATGGCGTTTCTGCTCGGTGCGGCTCTGGTCCGGACGCTGCGCCAACAGGGATTTTTCAAGGATCGCGCCGAACCAAAATTGCTCGAACTGCTGGATATTGTCGCCTTGGGCACGGTCGCCGATGTCGCCCAGCTGCGCGGTCTCAACCGCGCCTTTGTTGCGCAGGGAATCAAAGTGTTGGCAGGGCGCCAGAATATCGGCCTGTCGGCGCTGATCGACGCCAGCCGGCTGAAGCGCGCGCCGATCTGCTCGGATCTCGGCTTTGCTCTCGGTCCCCGAATCAATGCCGGTGGCCGGGTCGGCAAATCGGATCTCGGCGTGCGATTATTGATCACTCAAGACCCTGAGGAAGCGCGGAGCATCGCCGCCGAGCTCGACCATCTCAATCAGGAACGGCGCGCGATCGAAGCCCATGTACTCGAACAGGCGGATGCGATGTGTTCGTCGCAGCAGAATCAGGCTGTAGCGGTATTATCCGCCAAGGGCTGGCATCCCGGCGTCATCGGTATTGTCGCGGGACGGATCAAGGAGAAGCTGAACCGGCCGGCAATCATCATCGCGGTGGATGATGATGGTCTCGGCAAAGGCTCCGGACGTTCGATTTCCGGCATTGATCTCGGCGCCGCAATTATAGCCGCCAAGGACAGCGGCCTGCTGGTTGCTGGCGGCGGTCATGCCATGGCTGCAGGCATCACCATCGAGGCGGACAAAGTGGATGCCTTTTCGGAATTTCTCAACGACCGGCTCGCTGACAGTGTCGGGAAGGCCCAGGACGGCAAGGCGCTGCTGCTCGACGCGGTGCTTTCGCCCAAGGGCGTCAATCCGACGATGGTCGAAGCGATGGACGGAGCCGGTCCTTATGGCATGGGCTGGCCAGCGCCGCGCATCGCCACCGGACCGGTCCGAATCATCAAATGCGATATTGTCGGAACCGATCATGTGCGGATGATTGTCGGCGGCGAT